ATCCCGCTCAGCAACATCGCCGGCAATCACCTGCTCGTCGTCGGCGCTGGCGCCGACGAGACCTCCCGTCGCGCGGCCATCTCGGCGTTGAAGCTCGCCATGACGATTCTCGTGGCGGTGAGCGCGTTCCTCCTCGTGACCGCCACGTACGTCCTCGCCCGCTCCCGCCGCCGGAACGGCGGTGCCATGCACGGCAACGCCGCGGAGGCGTGGGAGGTGACCCTGTACCAGAAGCTCGAGTTCTCGGTGGACGACGTGGTGCGCGGCCTTTCGTCGGCGAACGTGATCGGCACGGGGAGCTCGGGCGTGGTGTACCGGGTGGAGCTGCCCAACGGCGAGCCGCTGGCCGTGAAGAAGATGTGGTCCTCCGACGAGGCCGGCGCGTTCCGCAACGAGATCTCGGCGCTGGGGTCCATCCGGCACCGCAACATCGTGAGGCTGCTCGGGTGGGGCGCGAACCGGAGCACCAAGCTGCTCTTCTACACCTACCTCCCGAACGGCAGCCTGAGCGGCTTCCTCCACCGCGGCAGCGTCAAGGGCGCCGCCGACTGGGCCCCCCGGTACGAGGTGGCGCTCGGCGTCGCGCACGCCGTGGCTTACCTCCACCACGACTGCCTGCCGGCCATCCTGCACGGTGACATCAAGGCCATGAACGTCCTGCTCGGCCCGGCCAACGAGCCGTACCTCGCCGACTTCGGCCTGGCCCGCGTCCTCTCCGGCGTGGTCGAGCCCGGCAGCTCCGCCAAGCTGGACACGTCCAGGCCGCGCATCGCCGGATCATACGGCTACATCGCGCCAGGTAACAACAAAATTCTTCAAAATCTGTACCCTCTCTAACAGAAATTGTTCTTACTGATCGCGATATTCTTGTGGGAGCAGAGTACGCGTCCATGCAGAGGATCACGGAGAAgagcgacgtgtacagcttcggggTGGTGGTGCTGGAGATCCTGACGGGGCGGCACCCGCTGGACCCGACGCTGCCCGGCGGGACGCACCTGGTGCAGTGGGTGCGGGAGCACATGCAGGCGAAGCGGGGGGTGGCGGAGCTCCTCGACCCGCGGCTGCGcgggaagcaggaggcgcaggtgcaGGAGATGCTGCAGGTCTTCGCAGTGGCCATGCTCTGCATCAGCCACCGCGCCGACGACCGGCCGGCGATGAAGGACGTCGTCGCGCTGCTCAAGGAGGTCAGGCGGCCGCCCGAGAGCGCCGCCGACGAGGGCAAGGAGCAGCCGCGCGGTGCCCCGGCGCCTTGTCCGGCTGGCCAGCAGCGGTCGCCGGCCCGGAGCGCGCTGCCGATGGGCGGCTCTTCAAACTGCTCGTTTGCCATGTCTGATTACTCCAGCTGAGCTGCTTGATGCCGTTGCGAGAAAGCAGCAGCCTTAGCGGGAAGGAAACTTTGTGTAGAAATTTTGGACACATATCAAGCAAGATCAGTAAATTTGTAGGTAATTATTTCCTGAAAATTACTTTAAGGTTGTATATTATGATTATTCAGATGTATTGTTCTTGTGTAAACTAACGGAAATAAATTAACAGACATGGGTGAGCAGTTGAGTTACGCTCTGATATGACTATTGAAAAAAAACAGGAAGAATCAAAAATTGACGTGTATGCATAGGAGCTAGAACAGAGGAACGCTCCCGTGCCGCTCCTGCGAGCGGCCCGGGAgagaaaaccctagccgccgccgggcaGTTCCCTCCGCACctgctcccctcgccgccgccggtgagCGCCGCCGGACAAAGCGACCTTCGGGGCGCGGCGCGTGGTGCCAGGCAGGGATCTGGCTATTCTTCAGCCGGTCTGCTGCTTGTGCAGGTGGAGGCTCGGTTGGTGACTGATCTTCAAGCTGGATGTGTGGGGATTCCCGACGGGATGGTGGTCTGCGTTGGTGCAGGTTTCGAACCTTGCTTTGAGTCTTGCACCATCGGTGGTGCTCCTCTTGGCCAGTGATCTACATGTGAGAGGTGCTGGCTCTGGTCTGGTGGTGGTGAGTCGGGGACGCCTTCCCTGGCGTAGGTGCTCGTGTCCCCGGACGAAAGTCATGCCCGACATTGGTCGGGGCTGATGGCTAACGATACTTTTTGGGTGTGGTTTTCCTTGTTGGAGGCGCCATTGAGGGGATCCGACACCTTTCTTGATCAGTTCTTGTCTTCCGGTGAAAACCGTGTGTGATGGTGGCGTCTGTGGTGTCATTGCTCTGTTGGGAGCATTGCGTTGGAGTCAAGTCTTGTGAGAGAGCACCAGGGTTAGTGGTGGGGTGGTAGATCAGGAGCAGGCAGCGTTGTGGTGAGCGGGGAGTCTTTGGTGGTGCATTCATTTGGGATTGGTCACTCGCTGATGGTGGTGAGCAGCATGAGCACCCTCCACATGCTAGGAGCGCAAGGCAAGTTATGTCTGTAATGCTCGTGGGATCGGGACGGCATATGTTTCGCTCTATCGGACATATCGTTCCTATCCGGTGCCGTCGAGGTTTGTGGATATGCTTGTGGCAGCCCGGACTAGTACGACGGTTCTCGGTGTGTACTCTGGTAGCAGCATAGGCGCTCGAGTGCCCGGCCGGGCGTGTAGTCGGGTGTTGGCCTTCTGGCGTTTTGTGTGTTTGGTGGTGCTTTAGGCCTAGTTTAACTAGGCGTTGTTAGGTTTTCGCTCGGTTTTTCTTAATAAACCGTGCAacctcttttttcatttttttcctttttggcaCTCGTCTTTATACGATGCATTTCTCCTTTGTGGGTTTTATTTGTAATACTCCTTTCTAATCAATGAATTTGGCAGCTCTCCTGCCAACATTCCAAAAAAAACTATTGAAAATTTATGATAAAGGACATTTTTATTAGGGCAGCAACCTGCGCCTGCGCGCCGGCTCAAATTTGAGCCGGTCGGCCCGCAGCCGTCCGATTGGGGAGATGGGAACCGTCTGATGCACGTCATCTTCGTCAACGCACGTGTACGAAGAGAATCCCGGCGGCGCCGCACGCGTTTGCCCCCTCCGCCGCCCCACCCCCTTGCCTTGCGGCTGCACGCGTTCTTCCTTGGCCGCTCCTCGCTGGTCGTCCTATTCGCCGGTCCTAGCCCTCACCGTCTGTCCTCGTCGCCGGTGGTCCTCGTCCCTTGCTTCTTCCCATGCAACACGCACCCTGCGGTTGCAACTCCTGTGGCAACCGTTGTAGCTTTGGTGGCGACAACCGAAGCTCGCCGGCGTGCTCGCCGGCGCTCATCCCCGATGCCGCGGCGTGTCGGCACACATGAAGCTTGCAATAAAATTTGAGTCGTCGGGGCAGGAAATGCCCAGTGTTACAAATGATGACTAAAAAAGCTTCATATGGCCaagaaaaaagcttcaacccgctATGGATAAAGTTGCAAACCATATACAATAGAAGCTATGGACGACAAGAAAAGTTACAACCGGTTAAGCAAAAAGCTTCATCCtgatgaaaaaagtttcaacttcacagccctagaatacctgagtgtaatagttgcatcagtgagcatgcatcatgttaaattcaagaaattgaattgaggaatattcaaagcctcagaaattattttaaaaaaaagggcAAAAACCTTTTAAATTGCATTCAGTGAATCCAAAATTCCCTAAAAATATTTTGTGAATTTTTACAAGAGTTATTTACCAAACCAAAATTCTGCAAcgtttttaaggaattatttggcctatgaatttaaaacaatattctatttgaatttgaaaatgTATTCAAATATATGtgggatatattttcaaatgctctgTGATAATTTATGTGCCTTTGGAAAAGTCCATGAAGCAACATAAAAATACTCAAAAGATGTTCCGGTATTGTTTGAATTCGTAAACAGTGACAAAAGAGTaaatgaaagaaaaaaaagaagaaaaataaaacagaatagAAACTTACCTGTAGCttacctggcccagcccaccaggagccccaccgtcttcaacctctgcccgtaggcagaggcgtgtcgacacgcgcgcgcccgagctccacctcctgcttcccctcgcCCTGTCTTCGCGCCACAGGAACGGCCTCAACCCCTTCTGCCTCTTCCCTCACTCTggagctctctccctctcctctagctCCCTCCCTGCCGCGGCCACCGGCAACCACACACCTCACCGACGAATCTTCGAGCTCCTCCGTGTCGTATTCAACCTACTCGCTGAGCTACGCGCCGCCGGACGCTTCAGAGCGCCCtctcgccgtcttcttcaacctcgggtcttCGAGATCGCCGGCGATCGTGCACCCGCTCCTGACGCGTCCTCGAGCCCGCTGACCTTCTCTCCGCCCCCCAGTGAGACCCTGGTCACTTTCCCCTGACCCCTTCTTAGATAGCACGCCCTAGCTAGCATCACCGtcgagcccgagagctcaccgcAGCCGGCCATGTTGTCGTCGTCTTTGCAGCCGCGcctgagcgcgtcaccgtgctcagcaTGTCTGCAGGAGCACGTAGCACCCCACCCCTCGACCTCCCGTGCACCACAATGCCGATTCCGAGCTTgaccgaactccagccgccgcacCTGTCGACGCCGCTGTCGTTCTGGTCGACCCCAGCACGAACCAACTGCACCAGTGGACGCAGTGCTCGCCTAGCTGTCCttagagcccctccgccgtccttttggtcgttGGAGGACAAATcctgagcccctccgccgtctctggcctccCCGGTGACGAGCGTGGGTCAACTCCGACGAGTTTGGCCCgggttgacccagtttgactcccctcgagtcactgacatgtggggccggtcgCTGACCGTAATTAGTTTAGGATTTTAACCGGTGCTAATTACCACTATTAGAATCATGCGTTATTCATTGATAGAAGGATAGGAAAGCACGTCCGAAAACTACGGTAGGCTGCAAAATTCAATGGTTAACGTCTACAGCTAAGAAACAATAATACTATGCGTACAAATGAGTTACAGGGTTTTATAAAAAGAGTTAACTTAATTTGTTAATATGTGCGGAGACGGCTCACCCCTTTTATTAGAGGGAGCAAGTTTGTGATGGTTTAGTAGATGAAAAGAGTTTGTAAACTCATGTGATTTGTTTTGTATGTCtagtattttttgaaaaaaaattctatgagaccaggtctcacggattAGCAGATGAGActcatcctgatggatgacacgtgtcaTTCACAAATCATAAAGCATCCACCCCACCCCCACCTAAAATCAGAGGGGGgggattagatgctttgtgatttgtgaatgtcacATGTCATTCATCAGGGCGGGTCTCACCTGatttatatgagacctggtctcatataatttttttccctaTTTTTTGGCTAAGAATTAGGCAACTCCATTTTGAATTTTATTAAGAGATCCAGCTGCAAATCTTCCTGTGATACAAAGAATCACGCGTATGTTCCTTCTTCAGAAACCAGACAGGAAGGCTCGGAGATTCCTCTCCAGCGTCCCGCCGGCGGCGAGCGCCTCCCTGGCCCGCTCCATCCATTTTGCCGCGCATGCTCGGATCTCCACTGCTGCTTCGCCGTCGCCCATGACCGTCTCCACGCACCTTTGGAGCTCGCCTCGCTCCGCCACCGCCTCGCCGTCCGCCTGCGCGCGAACCCCGACGCCCGCGCACTCCTCCACCAGCCACGCCACCGTCGGCTGGTCCGTCCACTGCGGCACGGCCGCGACAGGCACGCCGCACGCGATGCTCTCCAGCGCcgagttccacccgcagtgcgtCACGAAGCATCCCACTGCCGGGTGCGACAGCACGCGCACCTGGTCGCACCACTCCACCATGATCCCTCGCCCTCCGTCGGCGCCGCCACCCGCTCCCGCGCCGTCCAACTCTGCACCATCCTCTGCGACCTTGCGCGACACCCATAGGTACGGCCGGCCGGTGGCCTTGGGTCCTTGCAACGTCTCCAGCTCCTGCCGCTTGCTCGCCGCGAATATGGTCCCGAACGAGACGTACACCACAGAGCGCGCGGCCTTGGTGTCCAGCCACTCCATGTACCCATtcacgtcgtcgtcgtcgtcgttgtcgcgcAGGGACAGATCTGTGGTGGACGGGGACGCGCCGTCCGGCACCACAGGCCCAACGGCGACGAGCTCAAGCCCCGGCACCGCACGGAGCGCGTCGGGCTCCAGCGCATCGAACGTGTTGACCAGCACCTTGGTCCTGTGCTCATCGTCATCGAGCGCCAGGAAGAGGTCCCGCAGCGTGCCGACCACCTCGTAGCCCCGCTGCTCCGGCGAGGTTAACGCCACGACGGACGGGAGCGCGCGGGGCCTGAGCGGCGGCAGCCCCGGCAGCTGGACGACGGCGTCGCGGTCCGGGTCGTTGGCGCAGGAAGCGAGCACGGCGTCGTGGCCGTGGAAGTAGTGGTAGTACACCGCGAACACGGCGGCCGGCTGGATCCAGAAGAGCGCCGAGGGGACGCCGCCGGCGCGCGCGACCTCGGGCACCCAGCCCACGAAGAAGGTGTACAGGACGCACGTGACGGGGCGGCCGCGCTCGGCGAGGCGGGCGACGACGCCAGCGAGCGACTCGCGCCCGACGGCGCGGGCGCGCGCGGCGAAGGAGCGCATGTCGTGCACCCGTGGGTCGACCCCCTCGTCGTAGCCGTCGGAGAAGGGGGCGTGCAGCACGCCCGCGGCGTCGACGGCCTCCTCGCCGGGCGACGCGAGGGAGGGGAACATGCGGCGGTGGCCCGAGACGGCGGTGGAGACGGTGAccgcggcgcgggcggcgaggcggcgcaccGGGTTGATGTGGCCCTGCATTGGGCTGGTGACGAACAGCAGGTGCGGCGACGGCGCGCCACCGCGGCTCTCCATCGACTCGCCCGGCTTGGAGTTGGGCTGCACCTGCACGGGATCAATGAGTTTGTTAGACTCCGTGAGCTAGTGTTATTGCAGTGTCAGCTTTGCTGTAGGCCTTTGTTATTGCAGTGTCAGCTTTGCTATATTGGTTGAGTGGAGGTACCGGTGATCGCTCGGTGGGTGAGCAGTCAGCTTTGCTGTAGGCCTCCAATGGTACTACAACCATTGATGTCCAATGTTTGACAGGGAGTAGTAATTAATATGGCGTAACGCTAATGTAAGACCTAATCAGGGAGGCAAAAGGTGTTTATGCTGGTATTCAGTAACTCATCAGTACTGAGTACTGACTATGTTCTTGTGTGGCACTGTAGCAGTATAGatttttttttagaagaacagtaTAGATGTTCATACCGGAGCATCTCCATGGGCTACCCAATAAACCCTCCCACGATTCAGATTCACTGACTCTAAGTAGGGGGGCTTAGGCCTACAATGAGAGGTGTttagagagatgcttagaaaaataaaccggatttttctgaagcaccggtgcctattctatcctgtacaaataagcaccggtgcttaagaaaagtttggtttatttctctaagcacctcccattgtacaaggccttagggtcactgacgcgtgggggcAGTTGGCCACCCTCTGGCTGCGAAGTGGGGGCGTGTGAGGGCAGTGGGTCCCTAGCTGCATCATGTGTTCTTCGGAAGCTTCTAGATGAAAGGTGTTTCCTTAAAAAGATTTAGGCCTCCTTTGATTTGTAGAAATTTCATAGAATATAATTTGTATAGAAAAAATTTCTTTAAAGCCCTTTGGTTTGTAAGAATAGAATCCTATTGCTATGAAGAAATTCTTCTTATCtttcacatttcataggaaaataaacattagcctagactcaacgaaaaaaatcctatgatgtgaaccaaagggCATCTTCTTTTATATTCCTATTCATAGGATTTCAGATACATGTCATCTTATTTCCTATGACTTTCTTATCCCTATAACTTtcatatcctatgaaccaaaggaggcctcaaaGTTTTTGGAGTGCtcgtaaaataatttttttttaaaagatCCAGAAACCATGCAGAAAACAATAACTGATATCGGGGACTGAATTAGTAGGTTAGTTAAAAAATTGGTACCAAAACCATGTAAAAATGATAAACATAatatgaaaaaaataagaaaagtaTAAATACATTTCCAACGTATCAGTGGCCAGAAGTACCTCCATATGTCACCAAATCACACCTACAAGAAGAGCCCACCAGAACGCTGCATTATAAAAAAACGTCCGCTACCATCTCCCTCATACATCAAATAAAAGAAATCCAGACAACACAAATGTCTGCGTATAACCCTTTTAATCCTCTATAGCACCATGCCCTCTCATTTTTAAAGTCACACATTCAATTTAGAATTGGATCACTTGATTTTAACCgtgtcaacaatttctcaaagagTTCTCTAGTTTAATTTTATAATTTGCTATGCTAATTTTGAAGCTCTTCCATTTGACTAAGATATTCAATTTTGAAATTGGTTCACATTTTAACTGGGTCATCAATGGGTACCAACCGACGTATAAAAACATATCAACTCGGTGCAATTTCTCATCACGTAGAAAAAAGAAACATCAACATGTGATACACTGTTATTATATCACCAATATAATATATGCAACCACTAATGTAGAAAATTTCCTCACATAATTTTGGATGAATTTGCAGATAACATAAAATCACACCGCAAAAGGCCCACCAAAACACCTCATTATAAGCAAAACTAAAACACTCTCCACCATCTCGCCCACTCATCAGACCAAATATTCCCTCAATTTGAAAATATAAGTTAATTCATTTTTTCAACAGTAATttttctttaactttgaccaagttcagagcCAAATATATCGACACCCGCAATACTaattaaataaaatatgaaaaaaatcATTTCATGATTAATCTAGTGATACGATTTGATATTATTGATATTGATATATTTCTCTATAATTTTGGTCAAACTTAAAGAGGTTGGACCTTGTAAAAAACTAATCACCATGAATTTTGAAAAAACGAGTGTAAAGAAACCAGAAAACCCGCCGACACCAACTGTGTGGCAAAGCGCGCCCACCCCTTCTAGTGACTATGCTTCCTAATTTTAAGGCATCGCAATCAGTTGAGATTTTCTATTTGAAAATCGGGTCactcgattttgatcgggtcaacaatttctcaaggaaTGCTCTTATTCAATTCTTTCTGTTCACTATGCTCCCTAATTTTTGTGTTATCTCATTCGATTGAGCTATTTAATTTTCAATTTGGTTCATGATGTTGGCCGGGTCAACGGTTTTTAAAATCAAATGGCAACAACTAACTAAAAAACATATCAATCTCATGCACCCTATCATCATCTAGAAAAAAGAAATGCCAACATGTAATATTATAGCATTAATATAGTGTATACAACCACGAATGCAAAAACATCTTCACGTAAGTATGAATTGATTAGCAAATAACACAGAATCTTACCACGAAAGGTCCCCCAAAACACTGCattgtaataaaataaaattaatttAGTACGCCTAAGATAAATCTAGGGAGGTGCTTGGTTCACTGATTTTGTAACGTCACCTGTTTACGGTGATAAAGGATAACGTCGATTCTTATTTGGATTGGCCCGACCTGTTTACGGTGATAAAGGATAACGTCGATTCTTGTTTGGATTGGCCCGactgtaagagcatctacagtcgaaCCTAAATTCGACCCCTTAAACGTCCACACAAGCTTCCGGACACGTTCACGGACAATGAGCGGTCACTCTTTAAAAGACCGCTTCCACAACCAAATACCTCATTAAAAAACTATATCTTCGCTGACGCCTGTCCACCACGTCCTTGTTGTTCCCTTCCGTGCCCAGGTCCAACGGCCGTGTGACCCACGAAGTGAAGATCCGATCGCCGACGAAgaagagtaggacatgggacacaGACTGGCCCACATGGGACATGAGGCACCGTCGCTAGTAGAGGTGAGATCGATGATGGACGAGGACGAGCGGGCCTCGTTGCGGAGACAGGGGTGCCGGTCACCCGTTGCGGCTCCGCCTGTCCAGTGGCGTGCAACTCCACCTCTGCGGTGTCAGCCACGAGGGCTACCGCGACCTCCCACGCCCTCTACCTCAGTCAGCGGGCACACCTCGTCCTCGCAGTGGACAGGCCATAGGCATTTACCTTCGATTCAGAGCCGGACGCCACGGAGGGACGCGCCACCAAAGGAGATGTGTTATCTCATTCGATTGAGATATTTAATTTTGAATTTGGTTCAAGATGTTGACCAAGTCAACGGTTTTCTAAAATCAATCGCAACAACTAACCTAAAAAACATATCAATCTCATGCACCCTCTCATCACCTAAAAAAAAGAAATGACAACATGTGATATTATAGCATCAATATAGTCCATGCAACCATGGATGCAAAAAACAGCTTCACATAAGTATGAGTTGATTAGCAAATAACACAAAATCATACCACGAAGGACCTACCAAAACACTGCATTTTGTAAATAAACTAGAAACACTTCATCGTCTCTCTCACTTGCTGAACCAAATACTCCATCAGTTCTAATATATAAGGTgtgttatttaaaaaaaatcaatttcTTTAACTTTCACCAAGTTCGGAGCCAAAAAGTCTGACATCCGCAATACTAAATAAATGAAAATATAAAAGTTCATTTCATGATGAATACGATGATACCAAGTTGATATTGTGGAAATTGATATATTTCTCTAAATTTTGTCAAATCAAAAAGGTTTGACCCTTAAAAAAAATACATCTTAAACACAATAACACCAACGAGCGCTCAACCCTTATATAAAGTTTCAAATGTCAAGTCGTGTCCATGCAAAGCCGCGAGTGTCTTTGTTCTGTTTGCGGCAACTCGGTCCACACATGGACTAGAGTCTGTAGCGTAAACAGATTTTTCGCCAACCTGCAGCGGAATTACGCAATGATGACTAATCAACAACTCAACTGACCTCTGATCACCGACTAAATAACTTCTTGGCTACCCTAATAGCGTTTGTTTGTAAAAGAAGGTACTATATACAAGGTCATATAATCTTAACGTGACATAAGTGGTGGTGGAAATGTCGAGAAGGCAGCCTGCAAAGGCAAGTTTCTTCATTTCTGGAAAACCTTGTTCAGGACGCCCTGTATGGAGCCACCGATCCCTGCTCCCAGGGTTTCAGTTAGATAAGCGACCTGTACAGTCAGATCACAAGGTTAATGGTGCAAGGGGTTGGCAAAAATCTATAACAACTTATACAGTTAGATTTTGAGTGACTCGTACCTCCTTATAAGATTTCTGCAAATCAAGAGCATCTTTGATGCGGCGATTCACAAATGTCCATGTGTCGTGAAACTCTGACAAGCGCCAACAAAAATGAGAAATCATCAACAAGTCTAtattccaattttttttgagaaaatgtggattaattttttttgagaaaaaagaaAATGTGGATTCCGTAATATGTTGTCTAGGATATTAGTACAATAGTACGCCTAAGATAAATCTAGGGAGGTGCCTGGTTCACAGATTTGTAACGTCACATGTTTACGGTGGTAAAGGATAACGTCGATTCTTGTTTGGATTGGCCCGgccgtaagagcatctacagccgaacCTAGCTAATCTGACCCATAAACGTCCGCAGCCCCCCTAAAAAAAACCGCTTCCACAACCGGATACCTCATTAGAAAATCATCAAATCCATACAATTACATGCAACGAGTAAAACCTAGTCTATATCTTCGCCGGCACCCATCCTTTTGTTCCCTTCGGTGTCCATTTCCAGCGGCCGTGTGACCCACGAAGTGAAGATCCGATCGCCAGCAAGTAAGAGTAGGACACGGGACACGGACTAGCCCACATGGGACACGAGGCGTCGTCGTcccccatgccctactcttccacGTAGGAGCTCGTCGTCTGGACGTCGCTGGTAGAGGTGAGATCGATGATGGACGAGGACGAGCGGGCCTTCTCGACTCCTCGTTACGGCGCTAGGGGGTGCCTGTCACCCGTCGCGGCTCTGCCTGGCCGGCGGCGTAAGACTCGCCTCCGCGGCGTCAGCCGCGAAAGCTGCCACGGCCTCCCGCATCCTCTGCCTCAGTCGGCGGGCACACCTCACCTCCGCAGCTAGGGATGTAAATGGTACGGATAATTTCCGTTCCGTATCCGCATCCGCATCCGTTTTTAAGGATATGGTATGCACTTTCACAAATCCGACGGATACGGATGCGGATACGGATAATTGTTAACCGGATATCCGACGAATATGGTAACGAATATGGTATCGATAATATCCGACGGATCTGGATTATCCGGTATTTTTTGCGGATTATCCGGTGTTATCAAATAGGATTATCCGATAAATTTGGTCCAATCGACAAGCCCAACGACCCAATTAGATCGCTGATCAGAATCACCACATATAAATATCATATAACCCTAAACCTAATAGCACCGCCGTATGACTGTACACATAAAATGTACGTACAAGCGCAGAAAATAGACTTGAGAACACGTACTGTACAAGCTCACTTACATAGTATATAACATATTCTGTTATGAACCAGAGAACACTATGAACCTATGATGGCTAATGTCTTGCCTGGTGCAGCGTGTAAGTTATTAATTTCATTTATAAATAAAAATTGATTGGTTACTTATATATTGTTCTTCTTTGCATAGATCATGATAGATATTATGGAAGATgtacatagattttatttatccgCTTTCGGTCCGAATCCGCTCCGCTTCCGCTCCGAATCCGTAGTCTGATATAATCCGTATTCGAATCCGCATCCGGTCATTATCCGATCCGCTCCGAATCCGACAAAAAAATGTGGTAAAGGATATGGTAAAGGCATTATCCGATCCGATCCGATCCGTTTACATCCCTATCCGCAGCGGATGGGCCATAGGCGTttacctccgactcagagctggACGCCACGGGAGGACGCGCCAGCAAAGGGGTTGCATCACCAACCCGGGTTGGGGTGCCAAACGGACCGCACCACATCCGGTGAGGCCACGATCGCACGCCTCGATGGGGATCCAAGTGCCATTTACACGGACGCAATAGATTCCCGCCGAATCGAGCCCGACCGTGGTCGAGCAAACTCCTCCCGGGCGTGTCGGAGAGCCATGCGGATGACCATCTCCTCCTCAGGCCCGCATGGGATGAGATCCTAGTCAACGAATCGGGAGATCTCAAAGTCGGATCCGCTGCCCGTCATGCCGAAGATGGCCGGAGATCGCCGGAACGGAGCTTGGGGGCTGAGTGAAGTAGAATGcagtggagtgg
The sequence above is drawn from the Triticum aestivum cultivar Chinese Spring chromosome 7A, IWGSC CS RefSeq v2.1, whole genome shotgun sequence genome and encodes:
- the LOC123149907 gene encoding cyanidin 3-O-rutinoside 5-O-glucosyltransferase — protein: MESRGGAPSPHLLFVTSPMQGHINPVRRLAARAAVTVSTAVSGHRRMFPSLASPGEEAVDAAGVLHAPFSDGYDEGVDPRVHDMRSFAARARAVGRESLAGVVARLAERGRPVTCVLYTFFVGWVPEVARAGGVPSALFWIQPAAVFAVYYHYFHGHDAVLASCANDPDRDAVVQLPGLPPLRPRALPSVVALTSPEQRGYEVVGTLRDLFLALDDDEHRTKVLVNTFDALEPDALRAVPGLELVAVGPVVPDGASPSTTDLSLRDNDDDDDVNGYMEWLDTKAARSVVYVSFGTIFAASKRQELETLQGPKATGRPYLWVSRKVAEDGAELDGAGAGGGADGGRGIMVEWCDQVRVLSHPAVGCFVTHCGWNSALESIACGVPVAAVPQWTDQPTVAWLVEECAGVGVRAQADGEAVAERGELQRCVETVMGDGEAAVEIRACAAKWMERAREALAAGGTLERNLRAFLSGF